ACCAGCGCCAGCTCCATCATGCGGTCGGACACGCCGAGCGATTGCAGGCGCGGCATGTCATGGTTCTCGAAGAAGGTCACCAGCTCGGTCGCACCGGCATAGTTCCCGTCCAGGTCGAAGATCCGCTGCACGAGATTGAAGCCGTCCTCCGCGCCGTTGAAGCAGTCGCGCATCGCCTGGCACAGGCCGAAGTCCAGCAGCGACATGCCCGCCTTGTTCGCGAATTCCACCGACGTCGGATTCTCCGGGTGATTGTAGATCCACTCGCCGAAGCGGAAGACATTCGGATTCGCCACGCTGATGTCCGAGGTGAATTCCTGCCAGAACCACAGCGGCATGTGCTTCACCGTATCGATGCGGATGGCGTCCACGCCCTTGCCGATCCACAGCTTGATGGCTTCCTTGATGTGGTTCCGGTAGAGGACGTTGTTCTCGTTGAAGGTGGCCAGCCCCGCGAGCTCGCAGTTCTGCACCTGCCACTCGTCGCTCCAGTCCGTCACCTCGCCGTAGTGGTGGTACCAGTGCTCGGTGTCGTTGTCGAAGTCCGCGATGAGCCGGCCGTCGTCGTAGAGCTTGCCCTTGCCGCGGCCCGTGGCGGGCGAGCTGTGGTTGCAGACGATATCGAGGACGAATTTCATGTCCCGCCCGTGCAGCGTCTCCAGCAGCTTGTCGAAGACGGTATCGTCGCGGTGGAAGAGGCGCTTCTCGGAGGGATCGTTCATCCAGCGCGGGTTGATGCGCTTGAAGTCGCGCGTCCAGTAGCCGTGGATCGGTGCGCGCGGGGTGTCCCCGATGGCCATGGACTCGACCTGCTCGAAGAGCGGCGTGGTCCAGACGGAGGTGATGCCAAAGGATTGCAGGTAGTCGATCTTGTCGATCAGTCCCTGGAGGTCGCCGCCCCAGTACTTGTTCCAGTCCTGGTGGGAGGCGTCGTACATTTCGTCGTCTTCGCGGGCCTTGCCGGGATTGCCCTCGGCGAATCGGTCGAGCACCAGGAAGTAGATGGTTTCAGCTCGGAATTCCACGTCGGAGCCTGCGAGCACTCCGAGATCAACGTTGGTGTCTGGCATATGATGTGAGCCCGGCATTGCAGAGTGCGTGCCGGGACGGGAATGGCCATGGGACGCGGGAATGGCGCATCGGAGCCGGATTTTTCAGGGCGAAATGCAACCATCCCTGCCGAGTTCTGCATGGAAGGAAGCGCCGCGAGGCAAGGAAGCCCTAGGGCTGGCAAGGGCGGGGCCGCCCGGAAGGCCGCGGCACGGCAACCGCTGGTTTCACCGCCGGTGATTTGCGGACCCGTCCGCGAGCTGCCTTGTCGGAATCCCCCTCACACGTTTCCCCGCGGATGAATGCGATGCGTGAATCACCGAGACATTGTACCCGGCCCGCGGACTGCGAGCCGGGCGACTGGGTCGAGGCCGGTGATGTGCCGGACTGGACGCCCGAGGAGGAGACCCACGCCTACGTGCTGCCCGGCCAGGTGATGGTGCAGCCTGTCCACCAGATGCCGGTCACGGTGCCGCTGGTGAGCTGGAATTTCCACCGCGACCGCGTGAGCGACGATGCCGGCACGGAGGTGATGGTCTGGGTGCGGCAGGCGTGAGCGACGGGAGACGCACGGGATGAAATGACGCACCGGCTGAAATCTGAAATTTCGAAATCTGAGATCTAACAACAAGGAGCGAAGAGCATGAATCAAACGGTACTCGACCAACCGAGAGCGGGCCTGCTGGTCCCGGCCTATGCACTGAGACGCAGCCACGACCTCGGCATCGGGGATACGGCGGCTGTGGTGGAAGCGATCGACTTCGCGGCGGACCATGGCTTCTCCGTGCTGCAACTGCTGCCGATCCACGAGACCTTCGGCGATCACAGCCCGTACAATCCCATCAGCTCGCGCGCGCTCTCACCCGCACTGCTGACGCTCTCGCCGAATGAAGTGCCGGGCCTGACGCATGCGATGCTGGAGCAGGCCGCGCCGGAGTCGTGGCTGGTGCAGCTCCGCGGCGGGAAGAATGTCCGCCAGCAGGCGGTGCATGCCTTGAAGACGCAGATCCTGCTCGATGCGTACCTGCAGTTCAGCGAGATCGCCTCGCCGGAGTCGCGCGCGGACTTCGATGACTTCAGCGCGGCACAGGCAAGCTGGCTGGATGCCTACACGCTCTTCCGCCTGCTGGTGCGCGAATACGAGGGGAATACGGAGTGGGCGGACTGGCGGCCCGAGCACCGGAGCAAGGAGGGCGCGGAGGGCTGGCTGCTGCAGCACCCGGCGCGCGAGAGCCTGGAGATGCTGCGCGCGGGCTTCGCCTTCATCCAATGGATCGGCTGGCGCCAGTGGCGCGGCGTGCGCGCGCACGCGGAGCAGCGCGGCGTGAAGGTGATGGGCGAGATGTCATTTGGCGTTGGAGTGAACAGTGCCGACGTGTGGGCAAATCCCTCCCTCTTCGACACGCAGTGGAGCCTCGGCACGCGGCCGCTCTCGCACTTCGACACCACGCAGGACGCGCGGCACTGGGGGCAAAACTGGGGCCTGCCCGCCTACCGGTGGGAGAACCACCGGTCGAGCGGCTTCGCCTGGCTGCGCGGACGCATCGCGTGGGAGAGCGAGTTTTTCCATGCGTGCCGGCTGGATCACCTGCGCGGCTACTTCCGCGCCTACATGTTCCCATGGCCGGGCGGTGCACGGCACGTGGAGTACTCCGTGCTGACGGAGGAGCAGGTGGCGGAAAAGACGGGCGGGCTGCTGCCGCGCTTCGTGCCCGGGCCGGACGAGGTGCCGGCCGCCGCGGGGATGAATGAACTCCAGGGCCGCGAGCTCATCGGACAGATCATCGAAGCCGCGGGCGAGATGGATCTGGTGGCGGAGATCATGGGCGAGATGCCGGACTACATGCAGCGCACGCTGGAGGACCTGCAGCTCGCGAACCTCTCCTTCCCGCAACTGCTGAGGACTCCGGACGGCGCGGTCATCCCGCCTTCGAAATTCCGCGAGATGAGTCTGGTGACCTACGCGAACCACGACAATGCACCTCTCGCCTCGCTCTATCTCCAAGCGAGGACGGAGCCGGACAGCCGCACGGCCGCGGACGTGGCCGCGCTGCTGGACTTCGCCGGATGGACGGGCGATTGGCCGGAGACGCTGGATGATGAATTGCTCGGCGACCTGCAGCGCAGCCTGATGGAGACGAGCGGGCGGCTCGCGGTGCTGATGGTGAGCGACCTGCTCGGCGTGCCGCTGCGCTTCAATCTGCCGGGCAGCTACGGCCACGGGACGTGGAGCGACCGGCTGGAAATGCCGCTCGCCGAGCTGGCCCGCCACCCCGTCTATGGCCCCCGCATCGCACGCGTCTCCGGCTGGGTCCACGACTCGGGCCGGAATGGCGTAGGCGGCGATTCATCGGATGACGCCCATGGCAACGAAGGCGATAAAGACGGCAGTGTGAAGCCTTCACGGGATGCGAAGGTGCCGTGGCTCGCGAAGAAGAAGGCGCTGGAAAAGGTGCCGGTAGGCCCGCCGCTTTGAGCGGGTGGGCCCGTCTTCTCGATCAATATACTTCGAATTCCTTGTCCTCACTCATGCTGTAGCGCCAGCCGGGGCTCATGCTCTGGTAGGAGACCCCGCCATCCCAATTCAACTTCTTGTAGATCGAGTAGGAATCGCCGGCGGAGGAGTAGGTGAAGTCGTCGGCGGCATTCATCTTCTCGATGGCGGCGCTGCTCAGTGGGAGGCTCAGGTCGAGATCGGCGAGGGAGAGCGGATAGCTGCCGTGGGCCTTCCTGTGTGCCTCGATGGCTGCGGGGACATCGCGCACGGGATCGCAGAGCTTCTGCAGCGCAACCTTGTCCCTGGAGGTATCCTGATAATCCCGGCACCCGCCGAGAAGCATCGCGACGGAGGCGAGAATGACGAAGCCGGGACGAGGGAAAGGTTTGCCGTGATGTCGCATGGTGGCTTGGATTGCTTTGCCCATCATCATGCCGGCGCGGACGATGAGCGCTCAAGCCTCCCATGATGAAAACGGCATGAAGCATCCGTGATCAAAGTGGTCCGCATCGCTCCGCGTGCGGTTCACCGGTAGGAGAGGGGGCACTAGTCGGCGCGGGAGATGTCTCAAGTGAAGTTCGCCGCAGTGGTGGACTTGCTTGAGAGTGCAGGACGAAGCCCGCCGCCAGATGACTTCGCCGCACGCGGAGCGATGCGGACCACGATGTTCTCGGGCGGGGTTGTCCGGTGGATCGCGGGTTGCGTTTTTCGGGCGGGGTGCGAGACGCCAGAAGGACGCAGTCCTTCTGCTGCGAATGCACGTGGCCCCCTTTGGTAGATGCGTTTCATCCGAGGCGTCACTCGCGATTTTGACTTCTCCCGCGCGAGCAGTGCTGCTTGCGTTTGCTCGTGATGAGATCCCTCTGGACGGTCGTTGTTTCCTTGGCACTCGTGTGCCATGTTTCCGGCTGGATTCATGAGGAGCCTGTGGACCACTCCAAGCAACTTGCTTCATCGCAATTCGCCGGAATCGTCGAAGTGACCAGCCTCACCGACACCGGGGAGAAAAGGAGGATGTTCGATTACAAGGTGGCATTTCGTGAGGTGAAGGTCGCCTTGAAGGTCCTGTCTCACTTGAAGGGAGAAAAGAAAGGCGAGCTGGCTTTCACCGTCTATCGGGAGCCGACCGAGGAAGAGCTGGTCGCCGACGGCATGTCCCGTGAGGATGCCTTCCAAACCTCCCTGAATCTCGGGTGCGACGAGCGGCTGCATCTCTATCTGGTAAAGGTCAGGAGGCGCGATCACCTCATGGTCTATTTGAAGAAGTCGGGAGATGGTTTTTCACCTGTGGCCGGTGATGAGAAGGCGAGCAGATCCATCCATCGCATGGAGGAGGCCAACGTCTTGAATCCTTCGGCGGGTAGTGACTGA
The sequence above is drawn from the Luteolibacter flavescens genome and encodes:
- a CDS encoding alpha-amylase family glycosyl hydrolase — encoded protein: MPDTNVDLGVLAGSDVEFRAETIYFLVLDRFAEGNPGKAREDDEMYDASHQDWNKYWGGDLQGLIDKIDYLQSFGITSVWTTPLFEQVESMAIGDTPRAPIHGYWTRDFKRINPRWMNDPSEKRLFHRDDTVFDKLLETLHGRDMKFVLDIVCNHSSPATGRGKGKLYDDGRLIADFDNDTEHWYHHYGEVTDWSDEWQVQNCELAGLATFNENNVLYRNHIKEAIKLWIGKGVDAIRIDTVKHMPLWFWQEFTSDISVANPNVFRFGEWIYNHPENPTSVEFANKAGMSLLDFGLCQAMRDCFNGAEDGFNLVQRIFDLDGNYAGATELVTFFENHDMPRLQSLGVSDRMMELALVLLITSRGIPCLYYGCEQYLHDDTDGGDDPYNRPMMPGWEPTEATRIIGILAEERRHNQAVQLGNNWPKWVDADSYVFTRCYRDSRCLVMLNKGPERQLELENLELPDGEYTCLLTGTTIHIHEGRVTVDLPEQSAWVFATRGKPVEAQAVIRLQVNGAPTNPGDRLAVIGDCEELGNWDLQKAYHLDCINSNTWFGEIPFDTSAGSAIGYKYVIFTPGENEAPQRENRVVRRRLVTPEGSAKWRDRWEA
- a CDS encoding 4-alpha-glucanotransferase; its protein translation is MNQTVLDQPRAGLLVPAYALRRSHDLGIGDTAAVVEAIDFAADHGFSVLQLLPIHETFGDHSPYNPISSRALSPALLTLSPNEVPGLTHAMLEQAAPESWLVQLRGGKNVRQQAVHALKTQILLDAYLQFSEIASPESRADFDDFSAAQASWLDAYTLFRLLVREYEGNTEWADWRPEHRSKEGAEGWLLQHPARESLEMLRAGFAFIQWIGWRQWRGVRAHAEQRGVKVMGEMSFGVGVNSADVWANPSLFDTQWSLGTRPLSHFDTTQDARHWGQNWGLPAYRWENHRSSGFAWLRGRIAWESEFFHACRLDHLRGYFRAYMFPWPGGARHVEYSVLTEEQVAEKTGGLLPRFVPGPDEVPAAAGMNELQGRELIGQIIEAAGEMDLVAEIMGEMPDYMQRTLEDLQLANLSFPQLLRTPDGAVIPPSKFREMSLVTYANHDNAPLASLYLQARTEPDSRTAADVAALLDFAGWTGDWPETLDDELLGDLQRSLMETSGRLAVLMVSDLLGVPLRFNLPGSYGHGTWSDRLEMPLAELARHPVYGPRIARVSGWVHDSGRNGVGGDSSDDAHGNEGDKDGSVKPSRDAKVPWLAKKKALEKVPVGPPL